A section of the Deinococcus taeanensis genome encodes:
- a CDS encoding MDR family oxidoreductase, which translates to MSTPVLPETYRALRVLNDNAGVRAELQELPVQALPDGDVLIEVSHSSLNYKDGLAVSGRPGVLRTHPMTPGIDLAGTVVQDRSGRWAEGSAVILTGWGVGERQDGGYATLARARPGWLVAQPGGTDAHWAMSVGTAGFTAMLAVMALEEHGLTPGDGEVLVTGAAGGVGSTAVALLAHAGHTVVASTGRPEEEAYLRALGASAVLPRETLPALKRPLEKERWAGVVDTVGGATLAGAYASTRTHGALAVCGLASGNELVTTVFPLILRGVNLLGIDSVTCPPARREAAWARLARDLPASTLEQVTQTRSLSEVPALAEEILAGRVRGRTVIDVRR; encoded by the coding sequence GTGAGCACCCCTGTCCTGCCCGAAACGTACCGTGCCCTGCGAGTGCTGAACGATAACGCCGGCGTCCGCGCCGAACTTCAGGAACTGCCTGTTCAGGCTCTCCCTGACGGTGACGTGCTGATCGAGGTCAGCCACTCCAGCCTGAACTACAAAGATGGCCTCGCCGTCTCCGGGCGGCCCGGCGTGCTGCGCACCCACCCCATGACGCCCGGCATTGACCTGGCGGGCACCGTGGTGCAGGACCGCTCCGGTCGCTGGGCGGAGGGCAGCGCCGTCATCCTGACTGGGTGGGGCGTCGGCGAGCGGCAGGACGGCGGCTACGCGACGCTGGCCCGCGCGCGGCCCGGGTGGCTGGTTGCGCAGCCGGGCGGCACAGACGCCCACTGGGCCATGAGTGTCGGCACGGCCGGGTTCACCGCCATGCTCGCTGTCATGGCGCTGGAAGAGCACGGGCTCACTCCCGGGGACGGCGAGGTGCTCGTGACTGGGGCGGCCGGCGGCGTGGGCAGTACGGCGGTGGCCCTGCTGGCCCATGCGGGTCACACCGTGGTGGCCAGCACGGGCCGCCCCGAAGAGGAAGCCTACCTGCGCGCCCTGGGGGCCAGCGCGGTCCTGCCACGCGAGACCCTGCCCGCCCTGAAACGTCCGCTGGAAAAGGAACGCTGGGCGGGCGTCGTGGATACCGTGGGCGGCGCCACGCTGGCGGGGGCGTACGCCTCCACCCGCACGCACGGGGCTCTGGCCGTGTGCGGCCTGGCAAGCGGAAATGAGCTGGTGACCACGGTCTTCCCGTTGATTCTGCGGGGAGTGAACCTGCTTGGCATCGATTCCGTCACCTGCCCCCCCGCGCGGCGCGAGGCGGCCTGGGCCCGGCTGGCCCGTGATCTGCCGGCGAGCACGCTGGAACAGGTGACGCAGACGCGGTCCCTGAGTGAGGTGCCGGCCCTGGCTGAAGAGATCCTGGCGGGCCGGGTGCGGGGCCGGACGGTCATCGACGTTCGCCGCTAG
- a CDS encoding hemolysin family protein → MNDLLGIVALFFLVLMNGFFVAAEFALVSVRRTRIDQLAEEGNKTALATQRALQNLDLYIAATQLGITMASLAIGFVAEPAIEHLIHPLFPEGQFTERQIKTISFGVAFAISTVLHIVFGELAPKSWALQRSEQVSLLITRPLLLFTTVFKWAIRGLNALGNGVVRMFGLRGVAGHHTAYSEEEIRMIVSASSQEGVLEDSEKELVYNVFDLSDTTVREVMTPRIEMVLMDGASPLRRLLDLRAEHGYSRIPVFQDTPDNIVGIVHTGDVLTHLDALDHTLVADIMRPVFFVPEGMKIKDLLTKMREKKSHLSIVVDEFGGTAGLVTLEDALEEIVGEIYDETDEEEVPMIEVLSEGVYLMDASLTVGEVEERLGSNIEDGEGEFDTLSGFMTSHFGDIPEAGQNFIHNGWAFTVEDADQRRVTRVRVERVQNPDPLAPEESYE, encoded by the coding sequence ATGAACGACCTTCTTGGTATCGTTGCCCTGTTCTTTCTGGTGCTCATGAACGGCTTTTTCGTCGCAGCGGAGTTCGCGCTCGTCAGCGTGCGCCGAACGCGCATCGACCAGCTGGCAGAAGAGGGCAACAAAACGGCCCTCGCCACGCAGCGGGCCCTGCAGAACCTTGACCTGTACATCGCTGCGACGCAGCTGGGCATCACCATGGCCAGTCTCGCCATCGGTTTCGTGGCTGAGCCCGCCATTGAGCACCTCATTCACCCGCTGTTTCCGGAAGGGCAGTTCACGGAACGCCAGATCAAAACGATTTCCTTCGGGGTGGCGTTCGCGATCAGCACCGTGCTGCACATCGTGTTCGGGGAGCTTGCGCCCAAAAGCTGGGCGTTGCAGCGCAGCGAACAGGTCAGCCTGCTGATCACGCGGCCGCTGCTGCTGTTCACGACCGTGTTCAAATGGGCCATCCGTGGCCTGAACGCCCTCGGCAACGGCGTGGTCCGCATGTTCGGGCTGCGGGGTGTGGCCGGACACCACACCGCCTATTCCGAAGAGGAAATCCGCATGATCGTCAGCGCGTCAAGCCAGGAAGGCGTGCTGGAAGACAGTGAAAAGGAACTCGTGTACAACGTGTTCGACCTGTCGGACACCACGGTGCGCGAGGTTATGACCCCCCGCATCGAGATGGTCCTCATGGACGGCGCCTCTCCCCTGCGGCGCCTGCTGGACCTGCGGGCCGAGCACGGGTACTCCCGCATTCCCGTGTTTCAGGACACGCCGGACAACATCGTGGGCATCGTGCACACCGGCGACGTGCTGACCCACCTGGACGCCCTGGACCACACGCTGGTGGCGGACATCATGCGGCCAGTGTTCTTCGTGCCGGAAGGCATGAAGATCAAGGACCTGCTCACCAAGATGAGGGAGAAGAAAAGTCACCTGAGTATCGTCGTGGACGAGTTCGGCGGCACCGCCGGCCTGGTCACACTGGAGGACGCCCTTGAGGAGATCGTCGGGGAGATCTACGACGAGACCGACGAGGAGGAGGTCCCCATGATCGAGGTGCTTTCCGAAGGCGTGTACCTGATGGACGCCAGCCTCACCGTGGGAGAGGTCGAGGAACGCCTGGGCAGCAACATTGAGGACGGCGAGGGCGAATTCGACACCCTCAGCGGCTTTATGACCAGTCACTTCGGGGATATCCCTGAAGCCGGGCAGAACTTCATTCACAACGGCTGGGCCTTCACGGTCGAGGACGCAGACCAGCGCCGCGTGACGCGCGTGCGCGTCGAACGCGTCCAGAACCCCGATCCACTCGCCCCTGAGGAATCCTATGAGTAA
- the cdd gene encoding cytidine deaminase: MSNSNPLNLTPDPQLLEGAQAAFRQAYAPYSRFHVGAALRTRDGRVFFGANVENASYGLGRCAEQSAVQAMATAGEREFTDIVVYSEASPPASPCGACRQVLFEFAPDARVVCTNQHGDIVSGYVRDFLPHGFRLEHRDDGQDLSAD, from the coding sequence ATGAGTAACAGCAACCCCCTGAACCTGACGCCTGATCCGCAGCTTCTGGAAGGCGCCCAGGCGGCCTTCCGGCAGGCGTACGCGCCGTACAGCCGGTTTCACGTGGGGGCCGCGCTGCGCACCCGGGACGGCCGCGTGTTCTTCGGCGCGAACGTCGAGAACGCCAGTTACGGCCTGGGCCGCTGCGCCGAACAGAGTGCCGTGCAGGCGATGGCCACGGCGGGCGAGCGGGAATTCACGGACATCGTGGTGTATTCCGAGGCGTCCCCGCCTGCCAGCCCGTGCGGCGCGTGCCGTCAGGTGCTGTTCGAGTTCGCGCCTGACGCCCGCGTGGTCTGCACGAACCAGCACGGCGACATCGTGAGCGGGTACGTGCGGGATTTCCTGCCGCACGGGTTCCGGCTGGAACACCGGGACGACGGGCAGGACCTCAGCGCAGACTGA